A window of Cohnella herbarum contains these coding sequences:
- a CDS encoding SprT family protein: MEDQELQRWIERVSLEFFGRPFLHRASFNSRLRTTGGRYFTKSHNIEISPHQLAIHGVEETEAIIKHELCHYHLHLQRKGFQHRDQDFKRLLVEVGATRHCRPLPGAARSLPVKYLLVCGACGMNYPRKRRTDPRKYACGRCGGRLMLLQVQQPQPALDARKRVSD; this comes from the coding sequence TCGAATTTTTTGGGCGGCCGTTCTTGCATCGCGCATCGTTCAATTCTCGGTTGCGAACGACGGGCGGCCGTTATTTTACGAAGAGCCACAATATCGAGATCAGTCCTCATCAGTTAGCGATTCATGGCGTCGAAGAAACGGAAGCCATTATTAAACACGAGTTATGTCATTATCATCTTCATCTTCAGCGCAAAGGATTCCAGCATCGGGATCAGGATTTCAAGCGATTGCTCGTCGAGGTAGGCGCTACGAGGCACTGCCGTCCCCTCCCCGGAGCGGCCAGAAGCCTCCCCGTGAAGTATTTGCTCGTATGCGGCGCTTGCGGGATGAACTATCCTCGCAAACGGCGTACGGACCCGCGCAAGTACGCTTGCGGACGTTGCGGAGGGCGGCTTATGCTATTGCAGGTGCAACAGCCTCAGCCGGCGCTCGACGCACGGAAACGGGTATCCGATTAG
- a CDS encoding MFS transporter: MFTPARVRLLFVTCIALFMAMLDNLVLGVALPSIQKDLGATLSDLEWFMNAYTLAFAVLLIPFSVLGDSIGRKKVFLGGVVIFTLGSLLSGLSDSSIGLILSRALQGVGGAAIVPLSLTLVNKAFPPEKRAAAIGLWSGISGLGLSIGPLVGGLIMEGAPWQVIFYVNVPVGIIAFVLGLKWLEESKGVRKPLDPLGVLLLTAGLFGIIFGLERGNSEGWGTPIVYGSIGLGALLLVLFYFWERTRANPFVRFDLFRSKAYTFYTFAGFWMNAGVFGAIFLLTLFLQQAQGNTPLGAGIKEMAWTTMTMIAAPLAGLAISRFGNRTVLLFGLLFQAAALAWFALIIQSQGFDFPFVYLLAPMMLAGTGMGLSFTPLSHGLISSVPEDAAGEASGMGNATRELGGVFGIAISGLIFQSGAAIRSPQDFADHIVPSLGTGALMMTIAFLGIAIFVRNKPNKPNKPDPAKPIAKPQTKSANSTI, translated from the coding sequence ATGTTCACCCCCGCCCGCGTACGACTATTATTCGTCACCTGCATCGCCTTATTCATGGCAATGCTCGATAATTTGGTACTTGGAGTCGCGCTTCCCTCGATTCAGAAGGACCTTGGCGCTACGCTTTCAGATCTGGAATGGTTCATGAACGCCTACACGCTCGCCTTCGCCGTGCTGCTTATCCCGTTTAGCGTGCTTGGAGATTCGATCGGCAGAAAAAAAGTGTTCTTGGGCGGCGTAGTCATCTTTACCCTCGGCTCCCTGCTCTCGGGTCTCAGCGACAGTTCGATCGGATTGATTCTTTCCAGAGCCCTGCAAGGCGTCGGAGGGGCCGCGATCGTTCCGCTAAGCTTGACCCTGGTCAACAAGGCTTTTCCTCCCGAGAAACGAGCCGCGGCCATCGGATTATGGTCGGGAATCTCCGGGCTTGGCCTGAGCATCGGACCGCTCGTCGGAGGATTAATTATGGAGGGCGCTCCGTGGCAAGTCATTTTCTACGTGAACGTTCCTGTCGGGATTATCGCTTTCGTGCTTGGGTTGAAATGGCTTGAGGAGTCCAAAGGAGTCCGCAAACCACTCGACCCGTTAGGCGTGTTGCTGTTGACCGCCGGTCTATTCGGGATTATATTCGGCTTGGAACGGGGAAATTCCGAAGGATGGGGAACGCCGATCGTGTATGGTTCAATCGGTCTTGGAGCCTTGCTTCTTGTTCTATTCTATTTCTGGGAAAGAACACGCGCAAACCCGTTCGTGCGCTTCGATCTATTCCGCAGCAAAGCGTATACCTTCTATACGTTCGCGGGTTTCTGGATGAACGCCGGCGTTTTCGGCGCCATCTTCCTGCTAACCTTGTTCCTCCAACAAGCGCAAGGCAACACCCCGCTCGGCGCGGGAATCAAGGAAATGGCTTGGACGACGATGACGATGATCGCCGCTCCGTTGGCAGGGCTTGCCATTAGCCGATTCGGGAATAGAACCGTATTGCTCTTCGGACTTCTGTTCCAAGCGGCGGCGCTGGCGTGGTTCGCGCTGATCATCCAATCCCAAGGATTCGATTTCCCGTTCGTCTATCTTCTGGCTCCAATGATGCTGGCGGGTACCGGAATGGGACTCAGCTTCACTCCGCTCTCCCATGGATTGATCTCTTCCGTCCCGGAAGACGCCGCGGGTGAAGCGAGCGGAATGGGTAACGCCACTCGCGAGTTAGGCGGAGTGTTCGGCATCGCGATCAGCGGTTTGATCTTCCAATCGGGCGCCGCTATTCGGTCGCCGCAGGATTTCGCCGATCATATCGTTCCGAGCCTGGGTACCGGGGCTCTCATGATGACCATCGCTTTCCTCGGAATCGCGATTTTCGTCAGGAACAAACCGAATAAACCGAACAAACCCGATCCCGCGAAACCGATCGCGAAACCGCAAACGAAATCGGCGAATTCCACGATCTAA
- a CDS encoding TetR/AcrR family transcriptional regulator — protein sequence MSPKEEVAASRKDQIMNSAAALFASQGYYKTTTAHVAEDVGVTQPYVFHFFKSKEQLYLAVLERAYERMVNAFSVVQAPPEHLSDQMGQAFHLLLETHRNEMLLLMQCFTTPEPSIRSFAKEKYSLIYDNISARFEKAQVPNPGHEASSFISAGLIITLSEVLEMPKLSPWCDHE from the coding sequence ATGAGTCCTAAAGAGGAAGTCGCAGCAAGCCGGAAAGATCAGATCATGAACAGCGCGGCAGCCTTATTCGCCTCTCAGGGCTACTACAAAACAACGACGGCTCACGTAGCCGAAGACGTTGGCGTAACGCAGCCTTACGTATTTCATTTCTTCAAATCGAAGGAGCAGCTCTACCTCGCCGTATTGGAACGGGCTTACGAAAGAATGGTGAACGCCTTCTCGGTCGTGCAAGCGCCGCCTGAGCACCTAAGCGATCAGATGGGTCAAGCGTTCCACCTCTTGCTGGAAACCCACAGAAACGAGATGTTGCTGCTGATGCAATGCTTCACGACTCCAGAGCCGTCGATCAGAAGTTTCGCCAAGGAAAAATACTCCTTGATCTACGACAATATCTCAGCACGGTTCGAGAAAGCTCAAGTTCCGAATCCCGGTCACGAAGCCAGCTCTTTTATTTCCGCCGGTTTAATCATTACGCTATCGGAGGTACTTGAGATGCCGAAGCTATCCCCCTGGTGCGACCACGAGTAA
- a CDS encoding helix-turn-helix domain-containing protein, protein MTKKLHYLDPSETLEDLQEFYFPPYITLAHMFHAPEEWSLKPRVLKQYQLQYVVEGYAEYVIGGIRYHTSKGDLLFQGPGEAHYVNTVPGKPYVCVSIVFHFGSAEFPLQDLLAFGRSEAETPHDMGNYSDHSLENRLSELVHYYRQPGTLAKVRCQQLLMGILLALSEARRSNEAASAVKESSGSAKLVLIRNYIDSRLRSGFRHEELERLTGWSRNYVITQFKQAFGMSPLQYLVWIRLEKAKGLALQSGMSFSEIASEVGYSDIHAFGKMFKRKTGMNLSQFVATLYRDTPDR, encoded by the coding sequence ATGACGAAGAAACTGCATTACCTCGATCCTTCCGAGACGCTGGAGGACTTGCAGGAGTTTTATTTTCCGCCGTACATTACTTTAGCCCACATGTTCCACGCGCCGGAGGAGTGGTCGCTGAAACCGAGGGTCTTAAAGCAATATCAGCTTCAATACGTGGTGGAAGGTTATGCGGAGTACGTCATTGGCGGAATCCGGTATCATACGTCCAAGGGGGATTTGCTGTTCCAAGGCCCGGGAGAGGCGCATTACGTGAATACCGTTCCGGGGAAGCCGTATGTGTGCGTTTCGATTGTTTTTCATTTCGGGAGCGCGGAATTTCCGTTGCAGGATCTACTCGCGTTCGGCAGATCGGAAGCGGAGACTCCCCACGACATGGGGAATTATTCGGATCACTCGCTGGAAAATCGCCTATCGGAGCTCGTTCATTATTATCGTCAGCCGGGAACGTTGGCTAAGGTGAGATGTCAGCAGCTGCTCATGGGAATATTGCTCGCTTTATCCGAGGCGCGCCGCTCCAACGAGGCTGCTTCGGCGGTCAAAGAGTCTTCAGGAAGCGCCAAGCTCGTGCTCATCCGCAACTACATCGACAGTCGCCTGAGAAGCGGTTTCCGACATGAAGAATTAGAGCGACTGACCGGTTGGAGCCGTAATTACGTTATTACTCAGTTTAAGCAAGCCTTCGGCATGTCGCCGCTTCAATATTTGGTATGGATACGGCTGGAGAAGGCGAAGGGTCTGGCTCTCCAATCGGGGATGTCGTTTAGCGAGATCGCATCGGAAGTGGGGTATTCGGATATTCACGCGTTCGGGAAAATGTTCAAGCGGAAGACGGGGATGAACTTGAGCCAATTCGTCGCGACTTTGTATCGGGACACGCCTGACAGATAA
- a CDS encoding C40 family peptidase: MKKFVLSLFSFVLVIAFSGGSVFASQNDLNKAIDEVVGTPYKWGGTTTSGFDCSGFILYIFNQYETKLPRTSSSQSKIGEKVEKDDLRLGDLVFFNTSGKGVSHAGIYVGDGQFAHSSSSKGVRISKLSDKYYAKRYVTARRVVSGENYADMINEGHESEDDSQVLEE; encoded by the coding sequence TTGAAGAAGTTTGTCTTATCGTTGTTTAGCTTCGTCTTGGTTATTGCTTTTAGCGGGGGAAGCGTTTTCGCATCGCAGAACGATTTGAACAAAGCAATAGATGAAGTCGTAGGAACTCCTTACAAATGGGGGGGAACGACGACTAGCGGATTCGATTGCTCGGGATTTATTTTGTACATTTTTAATCAATATGAGACGAAGCTGCCTAGAACGTCTAGTTCCCAATCCAAAATCGGAGAGAAAGTCGAGAAAGACGATCTTCGTCTTGGGGACCTCGTATTTTTCAACACGAGCGGCAAAGGGGTTTCTCATGCGGGAATATATGTAGGCGACGGACAATTCGCCCACTCGTCGAGCAGCAAAGGCGTGCGGATTAGTAAGTTGTCGGATAAATACTACGCTAAGAGATATGTAACGGCTAGAAGAGTCGTCTCCGGCGAGAACTACGCGGATATGATCAATGAGGGTCACGAGAGCGAAGATGATTCTCAAGTGTTGGAAGAGTAG
- a CDS encoding discoidin domain-containing protein → MRKKPFVQLLALALLFVAIFPAGGATVSADEPLNVFVLPIQGQTEVSIENVQTKYPDVAWSTLDRLYIPAGKYRYITIRNLPQRSASDPLVITNYGGQVLINEQERPMNQRHGYSLWLSGGSNWVLTGEYDPVQQTGHPSYVGHKNGGYGDSEGRYGIEVTHTRDSALKVDSATGFELSYVEVGHAGFAGLLIKSDNQPLANMDDVKIHDLYIHDNESEGAYIGNTSKDSNAQHKFTNLQFYNNRIVRSGTEGLQLSHLGDGAEIHHNVILFSALDWKDPFQIWQDGAFQLTARDGDIDIHHNIVIGSGGDLFNVHFLARTASPGSEIPAQGEVYVHDNYFSHSRSFFSYLNNPTPQQNTTSGLRLENNFISGIQFQANEVKLTETDTNKLINALAPSNPISINDNVYEGTRTFIGPLNAANGDLNNYHASGNANADVTDVEFRDPTFSSDFDYSLLERWTYKSTAYNALYNLTPPNEIAITYNAGDYVVHEGKMYQSIQTHVATEANAPGNASYWTAVPWMTDDLRLASSSPHQGLGLLPDGGASGDVIPPSAISDLAVASIQSTSLRLSWTVPGDDGNTGDAKYYDIRYSESPITGEGDWAAATRLGSEPIPTAAGTTQTMLVKQLSQTTTYYFAMKAADESENKSSLSNAVSATTKSPSSWLDLTSSTVTNESGYGNANLLADEQSLVGDPRGGTGGAPVTYWDPGYQAGRTPAFAYIDLGQVYDIDRIYLRDYQNQGNFTVYAGSPGGTWTPLFTDPCATYQTWNEHIVENVQTRYLRFQKTTNSANVSEIAVYTFGPVK, encoded by the coding sequence ATGAGAAAAAAGCCTTTCGTTCAATTGCTTGCCTTAGCATTGCTATTCGTTGCAATCTTCCCGGCCGGCGGAGCAACGGTATCGGCGGATGAACCGCTGAACGTCTTCGTATTACCCATTCAAGGACAGACGGAGGTTTCCATTGAGAACGTACAGACCAAGTACCCTGATGTCGCATGGAGCACTTTGGATCGGCTCTATATTCCAGCCGGTAAATACAGGTATATCACGATCCGGAATTTGCCGCAGCGAAGCGCCAGTGATCCGTTAGTCATCACAAATTACGGAGGGCAGGTCCTCATTAACGAACAGGAGAGGCCGATGAATCAACGCCATGGTTATTCGCTGTGGCTTAGCGGTGGATCGAATTGGGTTCTGACCGGAGAATACGATCCGGTTCAACAGACGGGGCATCCGAGTTACGTTGGACATAAGAACGGAGGATACGGGGACTCGGAGGGCAGATATGGGATCGAAGTGACTCACACGAGGGATAGCGCCCTCAAGGTCGACAGCGCAACCGGCTTCGAGCTCTCGTATGTAGAGGTCGGGCATGCCGGATTTGCCGGACTCTTGATTAAGTCCGATAATCAGCCGCTTGCTAATATGGATGACGTTAAAATCCATGATCTGTACATTCACGATAACGAATCGGAAGGCGCGTATATCGGCAATACGAGCAAGGACTCGAACGCGCAGCACAAGTTTACGAATCTCCAATTCTATAATAACCGGATCGTCCGTTCCGGCACGGAAGGGCTGCAGCTTAGTCATTTAGGCGACGGGGCGGAAATCCATCACAACGTTATCCTGTTCAGCGCCCTCGACTGGAAGGATCCTTTCCAAATCTGGCAGGACGGAGCGTTCCAACTAACGGCCAGGGATGGCGATATCGACATCCATCATAATATCGTGATCGGAAGCGGCGGCGACCTGTTCAACGTGCATTTCCTTGCTAGGACGGCATCGCCCGGAAGCGAAATTCCCGCCCAAGGAGAAGTCTACGTTCACGATAACTACTTCTCTCATAGCAGAAGCTTTTTCTCCTATCTTAATAATCCAACTCCCCAGCAGAATACGACTTCCGGTTTACGGCTCGAGAATAACTTCATTAGCGGAATCCAGTTCCAGGCTAATGAAGTGAAGCTGACGGAGACGGATACGAATAAGTTGATCAACGCTCTCGCGCCGTCAAATCCGATCTCCATCAACGACAACGTGTACGAGGGAACCCGGACATTCATCGGCCCGTTGAACGCAGCTAACGGAGATCTGAACAACTATCACGCTTCAGGCAACGCGAACGCCGACGTCACCGACGTAGAATTCAGGGATCCGACCTTCTCTTCCGACTTCGATTACTCCTTGTTGGAGAGATGGACCTATAAATCTACCGCTTATAATGCCTTATATAATTTAACGCCGCCGAACGAGATCGCGATCACCTATAATGCCGGCGATTACGTCGTTCATGAGGGGAAAATGTATCAAAGTATCCAGACCCATGTCGCAACGGAAGCCAATGCGCCCGGTAACGCCTCGTATTGGACGGCGGTGCCTTGGATGACGGACGACTTGCGGCTGGCTTCGAGTTCGCCCCACCAGGGATTGGGCCTTCTTCCCGACGGCGGTGCTTCCGGAGACGTGATACCGCCTTCGGCCATCTCCGATCTGGCGGTAGCCTCCATCCAGAGCACGTCGCTTCGGCTGTCTTGGACGGTGCCCGGAGACGACGGCAACACGGGCGACGCGAAATATTACGATATACGCTACAGCGAATCTCCGATTACCGGAGAAGGCGACTGGGCAGCCGCTACCCGTTTGGGTTCCGAACCGATACCTACTGCCGCGGGCACCACCCAGACGATGCTGGTCAAGCAGTTGTCCCAGACGACAACGTATTATTTCGCCATGAAAGCCGCGGACGAGAGCGAGAATAAGTCGTCGCTATCGAACGCGGTCTCGGCGACGACGAAGTCGCCTAGCTCGTGGCTGGATCTTACCTCATCCACAGTGACGAACGAATCCGGTTACGGCAACGCGAACCTGTTGGCAGACGAACAATCGCTTGTCGGAGATCCCCGGGGCGGAACCGGGGGAGCGCCGGTTACCTACTGGGATCCGGGCTACCAAGCCGGTCGTACTCCCGCGTTCGCGTATATCGATCTTGGCCAAGTCTACGATATCGATCGAATCTACCTCCGCGATTATCAGAACCAGGGTAATTTTACCGTTTATGCCGGTAGCCCGGGCGGCACGTGGACGCCTCTGTTCACCGACCCCTGCGCGACGTACCAGACCTGGAACGAGCATATCGTGGAGAACGTTCAGACTCGGTATTTACGCTTCCAGAAAACGACCAACTCCGCCAACGTGTCGGAGATCGCCGTGTATACGTTCGGACCGGTGAAATAG
- a CDS encoding ABC transporter permease has protein sequence MGSSATGIRPSSVRKALNPASERRRRASYWKRNAPFYLLLVPGVLYFLVFRYVPLLGSVIAFQDYNIYEGFWRSEWVGFKWFEQFFAFAHFRRLLWNTLAISFLQLLFAFPAPIMLAILLNELRNMAMRRFIQTVVYIPHFLSWVIVGGFGYMLLSPQVGLINHLIRAIGFDPVFFLQEPGWFRPIIVTSAIWKEMGWNAIIFLAAIAGISPTLYEASRIDGAGRWRQLLHVTVPGIMPAIMILFLLKIGQILDVGFEQIYVFLNPVTYSVGDIIDTYAYREGVLKGQYGMTTAIGLFKSIVGFALLIIANRVSRLTTGERLI, from the coding sequence ATGGGTTCATCTGCTACCGGCATTCGGCCATCCTCCGTAAGAAAAGCGCTGAATCCTGCTTCCGAGCGGCGACGAAGAGCTTCCTATTGGAAAAGGAATGCCCCCTTTTACTTGTTGCTCGTACCCGGCGTGTTGTATTTTCTCGTATTCCGGTACGTTCCGCTTCTCGGTAGCGTCATCGCTTTCCAGGACTACAACATATATGAAGGGTTCTGGCGCAGCGAGTGGGTGGGATTCAAATGGTTCGAGCAGTTTTTCGCGTTCGCCCACTTCCGCAGGCTGCTGTGGAACACGCTGGCCATCAGCTTCCTCCAACTGCTGTTCGCTTTCCCCGCGCCGATCATGCTGGCAATTCTACTCAACGAACTTCGCAACATGGCCATGCGGCGCTTCATTCAGACGGTCGTGTACATTCCGCACTTTCTTTCCTGGGTCATCGTCGGCGGTTTCGGCTACATGCTTCTCTCTCCTCAGGTCGGATTGATCAATCACCTGATTCGGGCTATCGGCTTCGATCCTGTCTTCTTTCTTCAAGAACCCGGCTGGTTCCGTCCCATCATCGTAACGTCGGCTATATGGAAGGAGATGGGGTGGAACGCCATCATCTTCCTGGCGGCTATCGCGGGAATAAGCCCCACGCTGTACGAGGCCTCCCGAATCGACGGAGCGGGGCGATGGAGGCAATTGCTCCATGTTACGGTTCCGGGCATCATGCCTGCGATCATGATCCTGTTTTTGCTGAAAATCGGTCAAATCCTGGACGTCGGTTTCGAGCAAATCTACGTCTTTCTCAACCCGGTCACCTACTCGGTCGGGGATATCATCGACACGTATGCTTACCGCGAAGGCGTTCTTAAGGGACAGTACGGCATGACGACCGCTATCGGACTGTTTAAGTCGATCGTCGGCTTCGCGCTTTTGATTATCGCCAACCGCGTTAGCCGCTTGACGACCGGCGAACGACTGATATAG
- a CDS encoding carbohydrate ABC transporter permease: MSYRPSFAERTFDTVNLFLLLAACATVLLPFLFILASSLSEPGAIIRGEVTFWPRGFTLEYYRTALNNEMFWRAFGVTLFIVGAGTALNMGMTVITAYPLSKQGLRGKHVLLMMIVFTIIFHAPMIPLYLVVKSFGLLNTVWSMIVPLALNAFYLLICLTFFRGLPEELFEAARVDGMSEYAILWKIALPLSKPIVMTLSLFYAVDHWNNYFVALLYINDYELRPLQLYLFNLIAQFNMNETLSNAIEANTMLSPQGLQMATILVATVPILLVYPFIQKHFVKGALIGSLKE; the protein is encoded by the coding sequence ATGAGCTACCGTCCATCGTTCGCCGAACGAACTTTCGATACCGTCAACCTTTTCCTGCTGCTCGCCGCTTGCGCGACGGTTCTGCTTCCGTTTCTTTTTATCTTGGCAAGCTCGCTTAGCGAACCGGGAGCGATTATCCGGGGAGAAGTAACCTTCTGGCCGCGAGGCTTCACGCTTGAATATTACCGCACCGCGCTGAACAACGAGATGTTCTGGCGCGCGTTCGGGGTGACGTTGTTCATCGTTGGAGCGGGTACGGCGTTGAATATGGGGATGACGGTCATCACCGCCTATCCTCTTTCCAAGCAGGGGCTGAGAGGCAAGCACGTTCTGCTCATGATGATCGTGTTCACGATCATTTTTCATGCCCCCATGATCCCGTTGTATTTGGTCGTCAAATCCTTCGGCTTACTCAATACGGTATGGTCGATGATCGTTCCTCTGGCGCTGAACGCTTTTTACTTGCTGATTTGCCTGACCTTTTTCCGCGGCTTGCCGGAAGAATTGTTCGAAGCGGCTCGCGTGGACGGGATGAGCGAGTATGCCATCCTATGGAAAATCGCGCTCCCGCTATCCAAGCCGATCGTCATGACGCTATCGCTCTTCTACGCGGTCGATCATTGGAACAATTACTTCGTCGCTTTGCTATATATCAACGACTACGAGTTAAGGCCTTTGCAATTGTACTTGTTTAATCTGATCGCTCAATTCAACATGAACGAGACGCTCTCTAACGCGATCGAAGCTAATACGATGTTATCCCCGCAAGGGTTGCAGATGGCCACCATTCTCGTGGCGACCGTGCCGATCCTGCTCGTATATCCCTTCATCCAGAAGCATTTCGTGAAAGGGGCCCTGATCGGCTCGCTCAAAGAATGA
- a CDS encoding extracellular solute-binding protein has product MKRDVKLFVALFALTTLVLSGCGNEKANSGNESSPAVSSQAQESGSPEGNGEVSAEPETGSKPAEIRLFVSDQGLPPLDKADANIAYLEQATNTDLNMVYLPHAQYEDQLRLKFASGDFPDVYQSWSGPDSDLIKAGKILELNDLIDQFGPNLKKFIPQAAWDAVSVNGRILAIPQPSDQSNSVIYMRKDWLDKLGLQVPTTSEELLDVLRAFRDKDPNGNGKPDEIPFSMREKLTWGDNIFGMWGVNNSWTEVYDGKEVVLQNIQPNMKEALAFIRTMVEEKVIDSEFLTNSKSVWEQKIKSGLVGSWSHVQALAWQWQADLNATIPGEQTDVVAIPTPRGTGYVGPLGSRWSPVGKTYIFMKDAKSPEAIVKYFDWLMSEEGQLFTDLGREGDAYKMEGGKPVVDTEKIKGLNTFTSIFKVHGTNEAVEEAKLNDPAAYAKLKAAREIGSKEGFVNEAVGMPAAKSDYNLTTMFLEAASKIVLGQAPIDSFDGFVKQWRAQGGDQLIKERTDWYNANRKK; this is encoded by the coding sequence ATGAAGAGAGATGTTAAGCTGTTCGTAGCGCTGTTTGCGCTGACGACGCTCGTTCTATCCGGTTGCGGCAACGAGAAGGCGAACTCGGGAAACGAATCAAGTCCGGCGGTAAGTTCGCAAGCGCAAGAAAGCGGAAGCCCGGAAGGCAACGGGGAAGTTTCCGCGGAACCGGAGACCGGATCCAAGCCGGCAGAGATTCGATTGTTCGTCTCGGATCAAGGGCTGCCGCCTCTCGATAAGGCGGACGCGAATATCGCTTATCTAGAGCAGGCTACGAACACGGATCTAAACATGGTTTACTTGCCGCACGCGCAGTACGAGGATCAACTCAGGCTGAAATTCGCCTCGGGGGACTTTCCGGACGTTTATCAATCGTGGTCCGGTCCGGACTCGGACTTGATCAAAGCCGGCAAAATTCTCGAATTGAACGATCTGATCGACCAATTCGGTCCGAACCTGAAGAAGTTCATCCCGCAAGCGGCTTGGGACGCGGTCTCGGTTAACGGCAGAATTCTCGCCATCCCGCAGCCGTCAGATCAATCGAACAGCGTCATTTACATGCGCAAGGATTGGCTGGATAAGCTGGGTCTGCAAGTGCCGACGACGTCGGAAGAACTGCTCGACGTCCTGCGCGCGTTCCGCGACAAAGATCCTAACGGGAACGGCAAGCCGGATGAAATTCCGTTCTCGATGCGCGAGAAGCTGACTTGGGGAGACAACATTTTCGGCATGTGGGGCGTTAACAACTCTTGGACCGAGGTGTATGATGGAAAGGAAGTCGTTTTGCAGAATATTCAGCCGAACATGAAGGAAGCGCTTGCATTTATTCGTACGATGGTCGAGGAAAAAGTGATAGATTCCGAGTTTCTGACCAACTCCAAGTCGGTATGGGAACAGAAGATCAAATCGGGTCTCGTCGGCTCTTGGTCTCACGTTCAAGCGCTGGCATGGCAGTGGCAGGCGGACTTGAACGCGACCATTCCAGGCGAGCAGACCGACGTGGTCGCTATTCCGACGCCGCGCGGGACGGGTTACGTTGGCCCGCTCGGTAGTCGCTGGAGCCCGGTCGGCAAGACATATATCTTCATGAAGGACGCCAAATCTCCCGAAGCGATAGTCAAATATTTCGATTGGCTCATGAGCGAAGAAGGACAGCTGTTCACGGATCTCGGACGGGAAGGTGACGCCTACAAGATGGAAGGCGGCAAACCGGTCGTCGATACCGAGAAGATCAAGGGACTGAACACGTTCACCTCGATTTTCAAGGTGCATGGAACGAACGAAGCCGTCGAGGAAGCGAAGCTGAACGATCCTGCGGCTTATGCGAAACTGAAGGCGGCCCGGGAGATCGGCTCCAAGGAAGGCTTCGTCAATGAAGCGGTAGGCATGCCTGCGGCGAAGAGCGATTATAACCTGACGACCATGTTCTTGGAAGCCGCCAGCAAAATAGTGCTCGGCCAAGCGCCGATCGACTCCTTCGACGGGTTCGTCAAGCAATGGCGGGCGCAGGGCGGCGATCAATTGATCAAGGAACGTACCGATTGGTATAACGCGAACCGGAAGAAATAG